The nucleotide window CTATCGCTTAATTTACAGCGTAGACAAACGGGTTCTAAGATTCCGTGCAACCCTTCCAATATCACCCGCCAGTTAGATGAGTTAAACATGATATTCGGAtgacattttttcttttttctttttttgtccatGAAACATGTAGCTGAAAATGTCCTTGTTCTTCTGTTGTTTGGACCTTTGCAGCTATTTTGGGCTTTCCAGCTGATGTTTGCACCCATGGAAATCCTCAACCTGATCATTTAGATTGGGATTCTTGCCTCGGTTCCAATGGTATTACTACCTTGTATTGCAAATATAATACGTGGTTTCTAacataaatttgaagaaaatttcGTGTGAGATCGAATATGTAATGCTTGTTTTGAGCATTTCTTGAATAAACAAAGCATAAGATATATTTAATGTCTCTATTTTTCTACCATCAGGTAAAAGGAAATTGAAAGCTCATTTCTCTTTTGGCATTTATCTCTTTCCAATCCATCCTTGGTAGCCAATTCACTTGAATCTTAATCATGTATCATACAAAATATGGTTCAGTTCTTCAAATTTgcattaaaaatgtaaaatccTGACTTAAAAATGTAGGAttctgagaattttttttacacgAAAACCTATGACAATTCCTAAAAGTTTAGTGCTACTGATATTTCCTACGGAGTGCTATCAATTCCCTGACTCCATGAAACTAGCataagaaaatacaagaaaCTTGCGCAGGaaaatacacacaaaaaaaaagtagattaaaagaaaacgactacacaaatttatacatacacTGATATACCTACAAAACAGAATAGAAAAGCATTTCTTGAGAAGTGTCAAACTCTCTATCCACATGGACACCCAAATTAGCCATTTGGGTCAAATCTTCTACCACTGGCACTTGATCACTCTCCCCGGCACCCTTTTGATGGTGGTGATGATCTTCAGAACCGGATGGAGGGTGGTAGTACGACCGGCCGGTCTGTGGACACCGAGAGTGGAACCTTGATGCGATTCTCACCCCCAAATGTGCCACATCCAACCACTCCACATATTTCCCCATGATATTTAATCTAGCTATAAGTAGTGTGCTTTTGTCTACAAAGGAGAAGGAGGTGAGAACGAAATACGAAAGACGGTATTGGAAGATCGATGTAGCATAAGGTGTTACAAAGACTTGTGATGAAGGAAATGTGCATGGAGGAAGTGCTGCTTTTATAGGCTTTTTGGATCGGCTAGCTCGCTAGtacttttcaagtttttcttgGTTTATTATTCCCtgcaacattttctttttcttctcgaTTAACTAGaaaagtaattatttatttttcaagatgaCGTGTCCTTCTCTAACACAAAACCAGCACTAAATAACTATATCCAGTACCATGTTAGTTGCTCAGGTAACATGGTGCTTTCTTTATGGTATGTTGTCATCAGCTTTTAAATGGATGTTAATGTagcaatattattaaaaaaaaaaaaaacaccgaccagtaattttttttacacaccGACCAGTAGTGTTTTTTACACACCGACCAGTGATTTTGGGCAGTCACGAGCAATATAAATTACTAACGAAATTCTGTAGAAGGGCAATTACAGTGGACGGTATTACGGTATGAGTTGATGGCGTCTCTAACGAAACTTGATGCATAGACGACAGAAGGGCAACACCAAAATATGTTGGATTGATATTAGCACAAATATAGTAAAAGCatgaattaaataagaaaagacaAGAGTATAGAAACGGAAACCCAACAAGGATTAAGCTATATCCAACTGGCTGTGCATTTTTATTGCatacattatttatattttatatctgtggtttttatatttattttttgaagaaattagatggTGAATCCAGCTCACCATTTAAGATTATATATCAAACCAATGAAGTTCTTATgcaccattaattttttttcacataattttttgattaataaattattaattatgtcattcataattataattattttattaaatataaaaatatgtatgtTGTAAATCTCATTTACTAGATTGATGATTTAgacaattttaattattgataagaattttattagttgttcTATGATTTCAAGAGATAGAAAACTTTTACgtaacaatttatattttaaagaacaTTCAACAATCATATATTAATTGAAGCTTTTCTATCTTCGAGGGGAGTTGTCAAAATTAATAGCCGTTGCCTTGCACAAGTGGAGGAACCTTCTGTAAATTAGGCATTACAATAATAAGTAAGCAGGGGTGatatatttttggtttgatttggttttatatataaaaaagtaattaaattaaattttttttttaaaaaaaactgaaaccaaacgtaaaccggttcaaaccgatttggctcggtttttggGTTTGGCTtagttttggctcggttttttttggtCGGcttagttttttcagtttcaggcttataaaatcgaaaccaaaccggtttgttttttcaaaattttaatctgtttaatcgatttttttttatggttcagttttttttgttaattttttttttagttttctcggtttaattggttttctagttttttttactcatcTCTAATGACAGGGTTAGCGTGGAAAATATGAGTGTTGAAATTTAAAGAcgtaattcttttaaataaatattaatccattgattttttttttaggttatattTAATTCTCTAATAAATAAGACTGTCAATTTAACAATAGATGTAggaaatttttagttttaatataaaataataataatatgccAATGGCAATTACATTTTGGTTTTCTATATTAGGTTTTatctaaacaaaaaatcaatacttGATGACATTGGTGTTTTGCTACTCGTCACAATCGAACGCAAGTAAAACTTTTAATAATTAACTACCAGATAAATGGAAATTaaagcttatttatttatttttagctaGGCATCTGCTCTTCTCAATTTTTAATGGGCATgggttgttttctttgtttatatatatatatatatatatatatatatatatatatatatataaaagctaaCTTATGAATTGTTACAGTATTTCTTGAacatatgggtttttttttttgttataatttttaaaattatttttatcaattttattttttaatattaagatggtcaaaaatttaattttgtaaattttttttatctgaggTTAGTGTTTTGTTGAGGTAACTCAAGTTGCCTAATTCATGagtttgagtttttgttttaattgaacttagctttttttagtctattttttcttatattgttaaaagaataattttaaagaaaaatcatgttattaaactttataaagtaacaaaaattaaaggatgtgAGGGAAACCACGGTGGAGTCAATAACCCGATTTGCGAGTTTGGTGAGATAATTCTGATTGTCTCTATTTGCGGATTTATCAGggtaccttttctttttcttttttctaattgaaataGATTATatgatcatctatttttttaatcatatagttaaaaaaatagttttagaaaaaaatcacgtaattaaattttaaaaagtccATAGGCGTATTAACGTGTACAACGagtttaacttttcttttatatatatataaaaaaaaattcaatttttttttatattagattgattaaaaattaagtttcataatttattttgttttattttctattaggttatcatagtcttaaaaaaaaagtcttagtATTAGTTTGATACTTGATTTTACAATCATCTatatttgttatcatatagttaaataaacaatagtttagaaaaaaaataagttattaatcCTTATGGAGTCCATTATCCGGTTTGTGCGTTTGACATGTTGACCCAGATTATCCAACTCATGGGTTTAATGAGTTTACTCATCGAACttgatatgtttgttttttagtttctaatcctttaatttttttaattgtttatttttatttcacttatttttaatattggattggttggaaaataaaattcatgattttttttttattttctataaggttatcatgatttcaaataaatatcttttttagggttaatgtttaattttgaaagtagctaatgttatcataaaattaaataaaaataatttataaaaataataaagttattaaacttattgAATTCTATAATCAATAATTCTATAATCCATGtcgttttaaattttttttaaaaaaattattttaaaacttattaaattaaataatttattttaaattcattttcagtgatttaatttaaaatttaaattaaataaggaaTTTAGATGATAGGTTTTAACCTCAAAGCGTTTGATTGGATATAATGAGAATAGTGCAGCAGAAGAAGATGCTAGGGCTTGTATCCCACATCGATAAAGCAGAAGATAATGTTGAGAGCTGCatctataaaaatcaattgaagCGATTGTACAAATCATACCTTTCTCGGCCTTTTGGCTAAGATCAAGTGTAGTATCTGTTCTTATCAGTTTAATATCTGATACGTGGGCCATAGGTCCACacgatattaaattaattttttaaaggggAGGTTCCACTGCAGTAGCTTGCTACTGGGATCCTCACGCGTCGCCCATGCGTTGCACTACTGCACGGGCCAGGCGCACCCTCCAACTCGAGTTAAAGATTTTACACGTGTCTTGTACTAGTAGAGAGTTAAATTGATATAGGGGCCTTTTAGGGGGTGATCATGTCGCTGGCTACTGTCGTGGATTGTACATCTCTATTCATTGGTGAAGCCTACAAATCCAATCATTGTTGAAGCCCAGAAAGAATTCTCTTGCTAAGTATTTATCGAGACTTGGAATTGGCCTGTTTGTACTTTACCTGTCTTCTCATTATATCGAGATGGTGGCTACAAATTTGTAAGAACATAAtcatcatttttcttcattctcAAGGGCCTCAAGTATCACAGtgtctccataaaaaaaaaaaaaaggatatattatcataatatctgattaaaaatatatttatttttataatttatacatgttCATCTAATTCtatctttattaataattttttaatttgaaagtgaaaaattaataacaacTTTGACTCTTATACaataaatttctttatataacTTTTGAGGtgaatttttaactaattatctaTCATTAGTTGAATTCAAacatttttaactaattatataaaaaaaatcaatttctttaaatttttcaacttaatgataaaattaataaaatatgattattaCACATTAAATAACCTATATTTTCTTCAGTATAACACACCtaagttataaaatcaaaattaattacatcaaattacaagcaaattcaaaatttttcaaatcataaacaaactctaaaatagaaatcaaactttaattctctataaaaattattgtaaaacactaaaatatacAATCAAACTACACTACACatactaaaaaacaacaaaacattaacttaaaatataaacaagtaGGTTTGCTTACTTGGTATAgggaatatttagaaaaaaaatatattaagacaATGATGTTGACACTACCAAATGTTGGATAGCTGAAATTTGTAATGAAGGGATTTAGATTTGTGCTAAAATAGAAGGGAGAAACTGTTGTTTTGAATTGATGAGAAGAaaaagagggagaagaagaaggacAGGAGAATAAGGATGTGGCAGGTTACAACACTTTTAGATTTACTGGCAAAATATAGTGATGAGATATACTGTTggtaattttgttgtttattgatgTTGTGTTATTTTAATGATGGATTCAttgatggaaaatattttattttttgattattttattttgtcaatgaTTCTATTGATATTTATAGATGAAAATAATATCATCGCTATTATAATCAAGAATTTTTATCTGAAATATTCTATTGTTATAATCATCGGAAAGTACtgataaaaatttttttatctgtatttTTATTAGTGTTAGATAATTTTATGGCAGTgtctctttttttatccttttgtgcCATCTTATCTATTCTTCTAgtcattttgattatttttgtttatgtcaTGGCCATTAAATCTTTATAAAACATGTATATTGACTTTGGTAGAAAAATGAAATGTGCTTGTTGCGTAAGAACCACCTTCATAACAcaccttgttattttttatttaataagtgCACACTTTATGGATGGATAGTTGTGTGATATTTAAGAAgtttattcaaaaacaaattaattctaatgttttatttcattaaaaacttaAGTAAAGATattttatggttaaaaaaacataattttttaatcaaatcacaTTCAAGATCTCAATCTCTCAAAGAGCTTGCTATGAGTTTGGTAGGCAATTGTCCAATTTCATTTTCAAGGACTCCTATTGTTctactcataaaaaaaaaacaaaaaaaaagctccATATGGAAATAAAGAGTGGGGACGTTTGCATAATAACAATTAGATAAATTggagtttttgaaatttaaatttcattaaaaaaaatctattgaatACACAAACGTTAAATTATCAACTAAGGCTATGGATACATGTTATTTCTAactgttgatttttattttaaatgactaGTTTGATTTAGATAATGGTCTTTGATGGAGTGGTCACTTTCTTTTGCTATAAATGTCTTTGATATATTATAGGGTGATAGTGTCAAAAAACcatattaatctaatttttatcaaataaacaagggtggtgagattcaaactcgcgACCACCTGGTCATCAATActttgatatcatgttaaagaaccacctcaactcaataacttaagctgttaggtgaagtttcaggatataatttatattattttataacagaTAGGAGAAGTGagatcaatattattaatagaACATGTCACTTTGATGATCGGTGATTTGCAATCTAAACTTGGTCAACGGATCATCTTAACAACCTATTGATCTCATATCAAGATTAAACtggatttcaaattaaaataaataggagTTTTCTCTTGTCAaacttaattaacttaaaatgttaatttataatatagCTGATTTAGTCAAAACTTTATTCAATTTGTGATACAAGTCTTGAATCGAATGGTAACCTGGATTTTAAATCAAGTCATGACTAAATccggtttaataactttaatgtTTAAGTGGGGGTAGACATGAATGTAGGATTTTATACAGAACTTTAGcctaaatcactttttttatccAATGTCAAGTTTGTAATCTGTATTGCTtttagacacacacacacacacacacacacacacacaagcaaCAAAGTGTACTGTAGAACTTAGAAATGATCGAAGCTACAGAGAAGAGCGAATGTCAATGATGAAGCTCCAAACTAGTGAATCGAATTTCTCCTAAGCTTATCAGATTCAATCACAAGACAATCAAATCCTTGAGATAGACGTGTTCTTTATATAGGAAGCGAAGCCAAAATCCAATTTCCACAACGATTGTGGACTAACTGTTAGTAAACAAGGGTTTTTATAGAGGCTGAGCATGTGATAAGTAGAAAACATTTGCTGGCACAGTAGAGGCAACTGTATATATAAAGTCAGTAGCTTTAGTTTTTAAtggagattttaaaaatatgatagttattgttttttaaaatatattttattatgaattgtttgaaaataatattttattttattttttaaaaattaattttgatatcagcatattaaaacgatttaaaaaccaaacaaaaattaatatgatatttttaaattttttataatttttagaaagtatttttcattcaaaatgaaAGGAACATACTTACctgaaaatcaagttaaatttttctttgattggagAGTATTTTTCGTTAAgtaatttttctaataacaaataaatataaaaaaattataaattataaaaattattttccactAAATAAACTAGGCAAAGAatttgtatattaattaatccACCATTATTAACACTGTCTTTTTCACCATAGATTCGGAGTCCATAGAACTACACATCATGTCCTTCCTTGTCAGTTTTAGAACTTTCTGTGGATTTAAATGTGCTAGTCAAATACTTTGCCTCCCTTTCTGAACATAAAAGTCAAAAACTTTTGCCCcccctgtgtgtgtgtgtgtgtgtgtgaaagagCGAATGTCAATGATGAAGCTCCAAACTAATGAAGCGAATTTCTCCTAAGCTTATCAGATTCAATCACAAGACAATCAAATCCTTGAGATAGATAGACGTGTTCTTTATACAGCAAGCGAAGTCAAAATCCAATTTCCACAACGATTACGGACTAACTGTCGGTTTAGTAAACAAGGGTTTTTATAGAGGCTGAGCATGTTCAGCTTCACAAGCACATCAATTACAGAAGAATTATTCACATTttcacttctctctctctttataccCTTTCAAAATGTCTGATGCTTCAAAAATCAGTGAATCTCCAAACATCAAGaacaaatatgaaaagataATCTCAAATCTTCGTCAAGATGATGGCTGGAAACCAGTTGGAAAACTTTACGAGTATCAAGGCTTTTGGTACGGTCCGTCGTTGGTACAGAATGTAATTTCAGCTCAGGAGTCCTTCACTCCCCAGCCAACTGATATTGTCTTGTGCAGCTCTCCAAAAAGTGGCACAGCTTGGCTCAAGGCACTGGCCTTCTCCATCGTGTCACGAAATCGGGTCAATGATTCCACAAACCCTTTGCTCAAAAAACTGCCTCATGAGATTGTGCCCTTTTTGGAGATTGAACTTGCCCAAGACTCAAACAACAGAAACCTAGAAACCCCATTTGTGGCAACACATATTCCTTACAGTTCCCTGCCAAGATCCATCATAGACTCAAGCTGCAAGATCATCTACATATGCAGGGATCCCAAGGATGTCATAATTTCTCACTGGAATTTTGATCAGCAAGTGAGTGGCATCGGCTCTGAATCCTTCCCTCTGGAAGAGGCATTAGAGCAATATTGTAAAGGGATCTATCCTTTCGGACCATACTGGGACCATGTTCTAGGGTTCTGGAAAGCAAGCTTGGAATTCCCGGAGAAAGTACTCTTAGTCAAGTATGAAGATTTGAAGACTGACGGGCCGTTCCATGTAAAGAGAATGGCCAAGTTCATGGGCCACCCCTTTTCCATCGAGGAAGAGCAACAAGGAGCTCCAGAAAAAATTGTGAGCATGTGTAGTTTCGAGAATCTGAGCCGTTTGGAGGTGAACAAGAATGGAAAATACTACCTTCCTGACCTCCCTACTTTCGAGAACAAATCCTTTTTCAGGAAAGGTAAAGCAGGTGACTGGAAAAACTATCTGACAGATGGCAAGGCAGTAAAATTCAACCAAATTATGGAAGAGAAGTTCAGTGACTCCGGCTTGGTCTGATGTCCATACATGAAACCGGAGACTCAATTACTGTTGAGTCTCTTTTGCTTAATTTCTGCTTGAATAAACCGTACGTGCAGGTTCACTTCTGTGACTCGATTATCGTCGAGTTCTATATAATTAAGAGTAAATCAGAATACTATTGAATTCTTGCATGTGTTGCAGAATCTACCTTTGTTGTTCTAAGCTCTCTACctggttaattttttaagctGCAATATTAATGCTATGTAACCATGTGTGAGACTGTAGTTCTCTAGAATCATCCCTGGCGCATCATgtatcagaataaaaaaaatccctggTGTATGGTTCATAATTATTATAGTGAGTATTCGGGTCAGTTTATATGTCCCTTGACTAATAttacgagttttaaaattaacaatcatataaactTCCAGTAATCCTGAAGGAACTCGAATtcataactattaaaaaacaaactcaaaacctaactaattaaactatttttcatggctaaaaaaaaaaaaattcttcacaCCTCAGGTGATTATCTTCTCTTCTCGAGCATGTCTtacaatataatttgatttattaatttttaagttattgTTTGATGAAATTGGGATGGTCCAAAACCACATCCTGCTTTTGGGAATTAAGAGTTCCTAATGTAATAAACTAAGACTTCATTTTTTTACTGtactgaaaaatatatatttttttaaagtggtttctttaaaaattgaattccaaaaaactaaattattttctgatgtttggtggTGTCATgtaaaataagttggaaaatatttttcagtatttggttatgtcatagaaaatgaactgaaaaataacttattaatatatttttttcaagtttattagaataatgagaaacaaatcttaaaaattaaaaagttaaatgaaaatggaattgaaaaaaaaatctaatttcataaattatctcaaataaaataaataaaaattaaaataatggagatcaaatctaatatataaaaaaatttaaaagatgatgaaattaaaataataattataattataatttcataaattatttcaaataaaataagtaataatgaaaagaataaggatcaaatttgatatttcaattaaaaaaataataagagaaaagcaaataatattcataaaaataaagatcaaagttaatataaaaatcaaattaaatcaaattttaaggggtggaattgaaaaaaaaaagatttaaaacaaaatatatagcaattaaagtttgaggatcaaatttgttataatcagcaaataatatgatatttctaaatttttcacaatttctgaaaagtattgtttatctaaaataaaaagaaaacacttttctggaaactaaattaaaaaagtatttttattgattaattttttcaatagtaaataaatatataaaaattaaaaaattatatttaaaaaattattttccgtTGAAAGAACGAGGCCTAAGGGtttgtatattaattaatcaaccaTTATTAACACTGTCTTTTCCACCATAGATTTGTAGTCCATAGAACTACACATCATGTCCTTCCTTGTCAGTTTTATAACTTTCTGTGGATTCAAATGTGCTAGTCAAATACTTTACCTCCATTTCCGAACATAAAAGTCAAAAACTTTTgccatacacacacacacactagtgGACTGATATCTATGGcctcattggaaaaaaaaaatttgtttttttattattattttgggggTACATTCGTGCACCTTTGTAATGATTTATACAAGTAAGAAAAGAATATGTgaaggtgaaaaataaaaaacttataaacaTAATGGTTATGAATTTTacttatcaagattttataataTGGTTTTGTCAAATAGCATCAGATTtgtttaaaacattttataattcTCGCATAACCCAA belongs to Populus nigra chromosome 18, ddPopNigr1.1, whole genome shotgun sequence and includes:
- the LOC133678063 gene encoding LOW QUALITY PROTEIN: flavonol sulfotransferase-like (The sequence of the model RefSeq protein was modified relative to this genomic sequence to represent the inferred CDS: inserted 2 bases in 1 codon); this encodes MFSFTSTSITEELFTFSLXSLSLYPFKMSDASKISESPNIKNKYEKIISNLRQDDGWKPVGKLYEYQGFWYGPSLVQNVISAQESFTPQPTDIVLCSSPKSGTAWLKALAFSIVSRNRVNDSTNPLLKKLPHEIVPFLEIELAQDSNNRNLETPFVATHIPYSSLPRSIIDSSCKIIYICRDPKDVIISHWNFDQQVSGIGSESFPLEEALEQYCKGIYPFGPYWDHVLGFWKASLEFPEKVLLVKYEDLKTDGPFHVKRMAKFMGHPFSIEEEQQGAPEKIVSMCSFENLSRLEVNKNGKYYLPDLPTFENKSFFRKGKAGDWKNYLTDGKAVKFNQIMEEKFSDSGLV